The Gemmatimonadota bacterium DNA window GGCCGAACGCGATCGACCTGATGGTGTCCGGGGAGATTCAGCTGCTGGTCAACACGCCGCTCGGCAAGTTGACGCAGATGGACGACCACTCGATGCGGCGCGCAGCGCTGCAGCACCACGTCCCGTACACCACGACGCTCTCCGCGGCCTCGGCGGCCGTCGACGCGATCATCGCGATGAAGAGCCGTCCGCTCGAGGTGCGCTCGCTGCAGGAGTGGCATCGCTTGGCTCGCGAGGCGACACCGGCGTGACCACGGCGCGCGATCCCGGCTTTGCGGCCGCGTTGCGCGCGCGCGTGCAGGGTGACCTGCGCGAGGGCGAACCACTCTCGCGTTGGTCCACCTATCGCATCGGTGGCCCGGCCACCGTGCTGATGCCGGCCAATGCCGAAGATGTCGCCATCGCGGTCCGGATGGCGGCGGAGGCCGGCGTGTCCTGGTTCGCCCTCGGCCTCGGCTCCAACCTCCTCTTTCCCGACGCCGGCCTCGACGCGCTGGTGATCCGGATGGGGAAGGGCCTCGATGCACTCCGCCAGGAGGGCGATCGCTGGACGCTGGGGGCCGGGCTCCCTGCGCCGCTTGCCGCCAAGCGGACCGCGGCGGCGGGGTGGGCCGGGATCCACAAGATGGTCGGCGTGCCAGGGAGTGTCGGCGGCGGGATCGTGATGAACGCCGGCTGCCACGGCGCGGAGTGGCGCGATACCGTCGTCTCGGTGCTGGTGATGGACGCGTCGGGGCACGACCGCGTCGTCGCGGCAGCCGAGGCCGGCTTCTCGTATCGGCGCAGCCAGCTCGGTCACGTGGTCGTGCTCGAGACCACGTGCGCGCTCTCGGCCGCGGACCCGGTGCATCTCGAGGCCGAGACGGAGGAACTCTACAAGTGGCGCCGCGAGGGGACCCCGTTCAACCAGCCCTGCTGCGGCTCGGTCTTCCAGAATCCGGTGCTGCCG harbors:
- the murB gene encoding UDP-N-acetylmuramate dehydrogenase — protein: MTTARDPGFAAALRARVQGDLREGEPLSRWSTYRIGGPATVLMPANAEDVAIAVRMAAEAGVSWFALGLGSNLLFPDAGLDALVIRMGKGLDALRQEGDRWTLGAGLPAPLAAKRTAAAGWAGIHKMVGVPGSVGGGIVMNAGCHGAEWRDTVVSVLVMDASGHDRVVAAAEAGFSYRRSQLGHVVVLETTCALSAADPVHLEAETEELYKWRREGTPFNQPCCGSVFQNPVLPADWAEGNPRTSGQCIDATGLKGLRVGGVEVSPMHANYFVNTGDGTAADVIALMQQVRHRVRERWSVELVPEVKLIGTQGDVITLGR